In Rhizobium oryzihabitans, one DNA window encodes the following:
- a CDS encoding ABC transporter permease has translation MTEISLRGLGHRFLQLVVSLFILLCITFIIGRVMPTDPVGAIVGELADPKAYEAMRTRLGLDLPLYQQFFIYLRGLLHGDFGIAILTGNPVTRDLAQAFPATLELATLAIIISTVIGVPLGLAAALFRDTFIDKFARVFALVGHSIPVFWFGIVGLVIFYANLNLVAGPGRVDVFYEGLVEPKTGLMLVDSLLAGETEIFWNALAHIMLPAVILAYMAMAYITRMTRAFTLEQLSQDYVIAARAKGVSPARTITRHVLPNIAVQLITVLAISYGNLLEGAVVTEIVFSWPGIGQYMTNALLIGDMNAILAATIVIGFIFMMLNFLADVAYTTLDPRTREVAR, from the coding sequence ATGACTGAAATTTCACTGCGCGGGCTCGGACATCGCTTCCTGCAACTTGTCGTCAGCCTCTTCATCCTGCTCTGCATCACCTTCATCATTGGCCGGGTGATGCCGACCGACCCGGTCGGGGCGATCGTCGGTGAGCTTGCAGATCCCAAGGCCTATGAAGCCATGCGGACCCGGCTTGGACTTGATCTGCCGCTTTACCAGCAGTTCTTCATCTATCTGCGCGGCCTGCTTCACGGCGATTTCGGCATCGCTATCCTGACCGGAAACCCGGTAACGCGGGACCTGGCGCAGGCCTTCCCGGCCACGCTGGAACTGGCGACGCTGGCAATCATCATCTCCACGGTGATCGGCGTGCCGCTCGGTCTCGCCGCCGCCCTTTTCCGCGATACGTTCATCGACAAGTTCGCGCGTGTCTTTGCGCTGGTGGGGCATTCGATACCCGTCTTCTGGTTCGGTATCGTCGGGCTCGTGATTTTTTATGCCAACCTCAACCTTGTCGCCGGGCCCGGTCGCGTGGACGTCTTTTATGAAGGCCTCGTCGAACCGAAGACAGGACTGATGCTGGTCGACAGCCTCCTTGCGGGTGAGACGGAAATCTTCTGGAACGCGCTCGCACATATCATGCTGCCGGCGGTCATCCTTGCCTATATGGCCATGGCCTACATCACCCGCATGACACGCGCCTTCACCCTGGAGCAGCTCAGCCAGGACTATGTGATTGCGGCGCGTGCCAAGGGCGTCAGCCCCGCGCGGACCATAACCCGCCACGTACTGCCGAACATTGCGGTGCAGCTGATCACCGTTCTCGCCATCTCCTATGGCAACCTGCTGGAAGGCGCCGTGGTCACCGAAATCGTCTTTTCCTGGCCTGGTATCGGACAATATATGACGAATGCCCTGCTTATCGGCGACATGAACGCGATCCTCGCAGCCACGATCGTCATCGGCTTCATCTTCATGATGCTGAACTTCCTTGCAGACGTGGCCTATACCACACTCGACCCGCGGACACGGGAGGTCGCTCGATGA
- a CDS encoding FadR/GntR family transcriptional regulator: protein MMGDREKPRERRAQQIIDNLSAEIRSGKLKSGDQLPTEPQLERTYGVSRTVVREAIADLRSSGYVIPIQGKGVFVSNAGEWAGVKLTQSEVGTIAETLEMLEFRLATEGEAAAIAAYRRTAQQEAAISAAHRKMARAIDAGETTVEADYEFHTAIAVATNNRFYLEALRQFGSRSIPRGQFPTLPETGNADYLRKVQAEHEAILRAIVEQDPDAARKAMRDHMLASQRRYRLLSEAQ, encoded by the coding sequence ATGATGGGCGACAGGGAAAAGCCGCGGGAGCGGCGGGCACAGCAGATCATCGATAATCTCAGTGCAGAAATTCGCAGTGGAAAACTGAAGAGCGGCGATCAGCTTCCCACGGAACCGCAGCTTGAGCGCACCTATGGCGTAAGCCGCACGGTGGTTCGCGAAGCGATCGCGGACCTGCGTTCTTCCGGTTATGTCATTCCCATCCAGGGCAAAGGCGTTTTCGTCAGCAATGCCGGCGAGTGGGCGGGTGTGAAGCTGACGCAATCCGAAGTGGGTACGATTGCGGAAACTCTGGAAATGCTCGAGTTTCGGCTCGCAACCGAAGGGGAGGCGGCGGCAATCGCCGCTTATCGCCGCACAGCCCAGCAGGAGGCGGCAATTTCCGCAGCCCATCGGAAAATGGCCCGGGCCATCGATGCGGGCGAAACCACGGTTGAGGCCGATTACGAATTCCACACGGCGATTGCGGTGGCAACCAACAATCGTTTCTATCTGGAGGCGCTGCGCCAGTTCGGCTCACGGTCTATACCGCGCGGGCAGTTTCCGACGCTGCCGGAAACGGGCAATGCGGATTATCTTCGCAAGGTGCAGGCCGAGCATGAGGCAATCCTGCGCGCCATCGTCGAGCAGGATCCGGATGCCGCGCGCAAAGCCATGCGCGATCACATGCTTGCAAGCCAGCGTCGGTACAGGTTGCTTTCCGAGGCGCAATAG
- a CDS encoding ABC transporter substrate-binding protein, producing the protein MLVQASPIAAKTPNDQLVVGTSLAQVLSLDPHQATEAKANEIMANLYDRLISVDGSGKVSPQLAERWETDDKGITFHLREANFASGNPVTSADVVYSFSRLLKMNQAAAANLKRVGYNAENVDKLVSAPDEKTVRIELSGETTSELLLYRLAMVIASIVDSKELKSHEVDGDWGNAWLRTNSAGSGPFTLNRWSPNEIIILEANKDYVAGEPKMRRVIVRHVPESQVERLMLERGDIDIASALTAADLATFNNKEGFQIQRVPTGGFYVLSMNAGKEPLSNPKVREAIAYGIDYKGMEKTIMGPYGRARTVPVPENFEYAIPSPDWKLDVPKAKALLKEAGYENGFTLNLKTIAQTPRIDLATAIQASLSQVGIKVNIQQGNGSDVIAAHRARDFDLLIPQTGAYMPNVLGSMEQFSSNPDNSLAANNAGNFVWRSAWDIPELTALTAKASLEPDAKKRGEIYTEMQEMFVAQKPAVLPLFERYEPIVLNARVKDYVGHPSQTTRLENVTKQ; encoded by the coding sequence ATGCTGGTGCAGGCGTCCCCGATCGCGGCCAAGACACCCAACGACCAGCTCGTCGTCGGGACGTCGCTCGCCCAGGTGCTGTCACTTGACCCGCATCAGGCGACGGAAGCCAAAGCCAATGAAATCATGGCCAATCTTTATGATCGGCTGATCTCGGTCGATGGTTCGGGAAAAGTTTCACCGCAGCTGGCGGAGCGCTGGGAGACGGATGACAAGGGCATCACCTTTCATCTTCGCGAGGCCAATTTCGCGTCGGGCAATCCCGTGACCTCGGCGGATGTCGTTTATTCGTTCAGCCGTCTTTTGAAAATGAACCAGGCGGCTGCCGCCAACCTCAAGCGTGTTGGTTACAACGCTGAAAATGTCGACAAGCTGGTGAGCGCCCCGGACGAAAAGACGGTTCGCATCGAACTGTCAGGCGAAACGACGTCCGAATTGCTGCTCTATCGTCTGGCCATGGTCATTGCCAGTATCGTCGACAGCAAGGAACTCAAGTCCCATGAAGTTGATGGTGATTGGGGAAATGCATGGCTGCGGACAAATTCCGCCGGCTCCGGCCCCTTCACGCTCAATCGCTGGTCGCCCAATGAAATCATCATCCTTGAAGCCAACAAGGATTATGTCGCCGGCGAACCGAAGATGCGTCGCGTCATCGTGCGGCATGTGCCGGAAAGCCAGGTGGAGCGCCTGATGCTGGAGCGAGGCGATATCGACATCGCCAGCGCGTTGACGGCCGCCGACCTTGCGACCTTCAACAACAAGGAAGGTTTCCAGATCCAGCGCGTGCCGACGGGCGGTTTCTATGTCCTGTCGATGAATGCCGGCAAGGAGCCTTTGTCCAACCCCAAGGTCCGCGAAGCGATTGCTTATGGCATCGACTACAAGGGCATGGAAAAGACCATCATGGGTCCATATGGCCGGGCGCGCACGGTGCCGGTGCCGGAGAATTTCGAATATGCCATTCCGAGCCCGGACTGGAAGCTTGACGTTCCGAAGGCGAAGGCTCTTCTGAAGGAGGCGGGTTACGAGAACGGCTTCACGCTCAATCTGAAGACAATTGCCCAAACGCCACGTATCGATCTCGCCACCGCCATCCAGGCATCGCTCAGCCAGGTCGGCATCAAGGTGAACATCCAGCAGGGCAACGGTTCGGACGTGATTGCCGCTCACCGCGCGCGGGATTTCGATCTGCTCATTCCGCAGACGGGCGCCTATATGCCCAACGTGCTCGGCTCGATGGAGCAGTTCTCCAGCAACCCCGACAACTCGCTTGCTGCCAACAATGCCGGCAATTTCGTCTGGCGCTCGGCCTGGGACATTCCGGAACTGACGGCTCTGACCGCAAAGGCCTCCCTTGAGCCGGATGCCAAGAAGCGCGGGGAAATCTACACTGAGATGCAGGAAATGTTCGTGGCGCAGAAGCCTGCGGTTCTGCCTCTCTTCGAGAGATACGAACCGATCGTATTGAATGCGCGTGTCAAGGACTATGTCGGTCACCCCAGCCAGACGACGCGGCTGGAAAACGTGACGAAGCAGTGA
- a CDS encoding bifunctional diguanylate cyclase/phosphodiesterase has product MFTVLECVAVQHDRAIVLLAASICLLGMLAFFHLLLRAEESPAGRKPYWVLVAAFAAGLSVWATHFVAMLAYEGAVPIGFDFQFTALSAVLAVLGFWLALNVRTRASYSPVVVGTLVTLSVAVMHFVGMAGMDVAATISYRWGPIFGGFAVAWVFFLLAFFLFRRSGSWKQRIIVPAASSILAICALHFTAMSATVLSPDPSVSGPDPDNLARLIMIGAVSGVTFLILSTTATAALVDRYLVDLKGLVDATLDGLAVVRDGRIVELNTRFAGLLGSDEVSLIGKNPDDLFRAIDGQPTYLPRHAPVEAIRERGERAQVFELAVRTIEYRGHPCEVLAIRDLTEKREAQREIEYLARHDVLTGLSNRTMFQTRLRQQIEHCSEEDEFALLALDLDRFKAVNDIFGHAEGDRVLKRVASILDECARAGDVVARLGGDEFVILTARNTKSEEARLLAETILAMFGLKMNAANDPTAVGVSIGIAVFPRDGDSDESIMHAADLALYRAKMGGRGILSFYDPLMDQEARERRQLETDLRLAINRNELLLNYQPVLSVECGQVVGYEALVRWQHPTRGVVPPDVFIPIAEESGIIISLGEWVLREACRQASTWAPHLKIAVNVSPLQFSLANLGHVVCTVLMQTGLSPNRLELEITEAALLKDRKATLIILNQLKALGVAIVMDDFGTGYSSLSNLQSFPFDKIKIDRSFIAAMSEDDNARAIVRAVIGLGRSLDLPVTAEGIETDAQYRMVVDEGCAQAQGYLFGKPDVAPSGAASTPNRKKYSV; this is encoded by the coding sequence ATGTTCACGGTTCTGGAATGCGTTGCCGTACAACACGATCGGGCGATCGTCCTTCTTGCGGCATCTATCTGCCTGCTCGGAATGCTTGCCTTTTTTCACCTTTTATTGCGCGCGGAAGAAAGTCCGGCTGGCCGCAAACCCTATTGGGTGCTGGTTGCCGCCTTTGCTGCGGGGCTCAGCGTCTGGGCCACGCATTTCGTCGCCATGCTTGCCTATGAGGGGGCAGTCCCCATCGGTTTTGATTTTCAGTTCACGGCGCTCTCGGCGGTTCTGGCCGTCCTGGGGTTCTGGCTGGCGCTCAATGTCCGCACGCGGGCAAGCTACAGCCCTGTCGTCGTCGGAACGCTCGTAACCTTGTCGGTCGCCGTCATGCACTTCGTGGGCATGGCGGGAATGGATGTGGCCGCAACGATCAGCTACCGCTGGGGGCCGATCTTCGGCGGTTTTGCCGTTGCCTGGGTGTTCTTTCTTCTGGCCTTCTTCCTTTTCCGTCGTTCCGGTTCGTGGAAACAGCGCATCATCGTTCCGGCGGCATCATCCATCCTGGCGATCTGCGCGCTGCATTTTACCGCCATGTCGGCCACTGTCCTGTCGCCTGATCCCTCCGTTTCCGGTCCCGATCCCGACAACCTCGCCAGACTGATCATGATCGGCGCCGTTTCCGGCGTGACCTTCCTCATCCTGTCGACGACAGCCACCGCCGCGCTGGTGGATCGCTATCTTGTCGACCTCAAGGGTCTTGTCGATGCCACGCTGGATGGCCTTGCTGTTGTGCGTGACGGTCGTATCGTCGAGCTGAACACCCGTTTTGCCGGACTTCTCGGCAGCGACGAGGTGTCCCTGATCGGCAAAAATCCCGATGACCTCTTCAGGGCTATCGATGGGCAGCCGACCTATCTGCCGCGCCACGCGCCGGTGGAGGCAATCCGCGAACGTGGGGAGCGGGCGCAGGTATTTGAACTTGCCGTGCGCACCATCGAATATCGCGGCCATCCCTGCGAAGTTCTGGCCATTCGCGACCTGACGGAAAAGCGGGAAGCGCAGCGGGAAATCGAATATCTCGCGCGGCACGATGTGCTGACGGGCCTTTCGAACCGGACCATGTTCCAGACGCGGCTTCGCCAGCAGATCGAACATTGCAGCGAAGAGGACGAGTTTGCGCTGCTGGCGCTCGATCTCGACCGGTTCAAGGCTGTCAACGACATATTCGGCCATGCCGAGGGTGACCGCGTGCTGAAAAGGGTCGCTTCCATTCTCGACGAATGCGCAAGGGCAGGCGATGTCGTCGCGCGTCTCGGCGGCGATGAATTCGTCATCCTGACTGCCCGGAACACCAAGTCGGAGGAGGCCCGTCTGCTCGCTGAAACGATCCTTGCCATGTTCGGGTTGAAAATGAATGCCGCCAACGACCCGACCGCCGTCGGCGTCAGCATCGGCATTGCCGTCTTCCCGCGGGACGGTGATAGCGACGAAAGCATCATGCACGCCGCCGATCTGGCGCTCTATCGTGCCAAGATGGGCGGGCGCGGAATATTGTCCTTCTACGATCCGCTGATGGATCAGGAGGCGCGCGAGCGCCGCCAGCTCGAGACGGATCTGCGGCTTGCCATCAACCGCAACGAGTTGCTCCTCAATTACCAGCCGGTCCTTTCCGTCGAATGCGGGCAGGTTGTCGGTTATGAGGCGCTGGTGCGCTGGCAACATCCGACAAGGGGCGTGGTGCCGCCGGATGTCTTCATTCCGATTGCCGAGGAAAGCGGGATCATCATCTCGCTCGGCGAATGGGTGCTGCGCGAGGCCTGCCGTCAGGCGAGCACCTGGGCGCCACATCTGAAGATCGCGGTCAATGTCTCGCCACTCCAGTTTTCACTCGCAAATCTCGGCCATGTCGTCTGCACCGTGCTGATGCAGACCGGGCTTTCCCCAAACCGGCTGGAACTGGAAATCACCGAAGCCGCCCTCCTGAAGGACCGCAAGGCGACGCTGATCATCCTCAACCAGCTGAAGGCGCTGGGCGTTGCGATCGTCATGGATGATTTCGGCACCGGTTACTCCTCGCTCAGCAATCTGCAGAGCTTCCCCTTCGACAAGATCAAGATCGACCGCAGCTTCATCGCCGCCATGAGCGAGGATGACAATGCCCGCGCCATCGTGCGTGCGGTGATCGGCCTTGGCCGCAGCCTCGATCTGCCGGTGACGGCGGAGGGTATCGAAACGGATGCGCAATATCGCATGGTTGTTGATGAGGGTTGCGCACAGGCGCAGGGTTATCTCTTCGGCAAACCCGATGTTGCGCCTTCCGGAGCGGCAAGCACCCCCAATAGAAAGAAATATTCCGTTTGA
- the ligD gene encoding DNA ligase D, producing the protein MGLQTYNAKRSFDKTPEPKGAKAEAQGSSFVIQKHDARRLHYDFRLEMDGVLKSWAVTRGPSLDPEDKRLAVHVEDHPLSYGDFEGVIPKGQYGGGTVIVWDRGIWHPIGDAKKGYRKGHLEFELEGEKLKGRWHLVRMHGKPGESRENWLLIKGDDEEARHDAGVDILEERPESVKTGRSVEEVAASPKDTWNSKPVSKKAASSSSGQKQAHALPKGARKQALPSFVPPALATLKPRPPEGSRWLHEIKFDGYRLQARIDHGKLQLLTRTGLDWTEKFGDTVAGALKALPAETLLIDGEIVVERESGASDFSALQQDLSEGRSDRFVFYAFDLIYLDGTDLRGAALMDRKALLEKLLPAGNRHLRYSEHFEENGGLVLDHACRLSLEGVISKVRDSKYVSGRKGNWVKSKCSKRQEFVIGGYTLSSSSDHAIGSLALGVYEDGKLRHVGRVGTGYTAEVAEMLLGRLTPLESKESPFSEKLTALARRDLHFVRPELVAEVEFRAWSADGNLRHASFRGLREDKPAGEIEREEKAVSEQGTPQSKIKFTHPDRLYWPDDGVTKEGLADYYTQVWRYMAPFVGNRPLALLRCPEGIDGQRFFQKHAWRGVNKAIEQIRDPKDKAGEPLIRITDFDGMMALVQSAALEIHPWGATTANWEKPDMITMDIDPGEDVSWQEVIDSALELKRRFEEAGLAAFVKTSGGKGLHVVAPLKPEAGWPALKAFAKAMADDMAMAEPEKYLSVATKAKRQGRIFLDYLRNGRGNTAVAPYSTRARPGAAISAPIEWAELSGEIGPAYFTVNNIGARLSALKKDPWDGFFAAARPLPKKAR; encoded by the coding sequence ATGGGGTTGCAGACCTACAATGCCAAACGCAGTTTCGACAAGACGCCGGAGCCGAAAGGCGCGAAGGCCGAGGCTCAAGGATCGAGTTTCGTCATACAGAAGCATGATGCCCGCCGCCTGCATTACGATTTCCGACTGGAAATGGACGGCGTCCTTAAAAGCTGGGCGGTAACGCGGGGGCCGAGCCTCGACCCGGAAGACAAGCGCCTTGCCGTGCATGTCGAGGACCATCCCTTAAGTTATGGCGATTTCGAGGGTGTCATCCCGAAAGGACAATATGGCGGCGGCACCGTCATTGTCTGGGATCGCGGGATATGGCACCCGATCGGCGACGCGAAGAAGGGCTACCGCAAAGGCCATCTCGAATTCGAACTGGAAGGCGAAAAGCTCAAAGGCCGCTGGCATCTGGTGCGCATGCATGGAAAGCCCGGCGAAAGCCGCGAGAACTGGCTGCTGATCAAAGGCGACGACGAGGAGGCAAGGCATGATGCCGGTGTGGATATACTGGAGGAGCGGCCGGAATCGGTAAAGACCGGGCGCAGCGTCGAGGAGGTTGCGGCCAGTCCGAAGGACACCTGGAATTCCAAACCCGTATCGAAAAAAGCCGCAAGCTCTTCCTCGGGGCAAAAGCAGGCTCACGCCCTGCCCAAAGGCGCGCGCAAACAGGCGCTGCCGTCCTTCGTGCCGCCGGCGCTGGCGACGCTGAAACCCCGGCCACCCGAAGGTTCGCGCTGGCTGCATGAAATCAAGTTCGATGGTTATCGCCTTCAGGCCCGTATCGACCACGGCAAACTGCAGCTTTTGACCCGCACCGGATTGGATTGGACCGAGAAGTTCGGTGACACCGTGGCAGGCGCGCTCAAGGCGCTGCCGGCGGAAACGCTGCTGATCGACGGCGAAATCGTGGTTGAGCGGGAGAGCGGCGCTTCCGATTTTTCGGCCTTGCAGCAGGATTTGAGCGAAGGGCGCAGCGACCGCTTCGTTTTTTATGCCTTCGACCTGATCTATCTGGATGGCACCGATCTGCGCGGGGCGGCGCTGATGGATCGCAAGGCGCTGCTCGAAAAGCTGCTGCCCGCCGGCAACCGTCATCTTCGCTACAGCGAACATTTCGAGGAAAACGGTGGGCTTGTGCTCGACCATGCCTGCCGCCTCAGCCTTGAGGGTGTCATCTCCAAGGTCAGGGACAGCAAATATGTCTCGGGCCGCAAGGGCAACTGGGTGAAATCCAAGTGCTCGAAGCGGCAGGAATTCGTGATCGGCGGCTATACCCTGTCTTCCAGTTCGGACCATGCCATCGGCTCGCTGGCGCTAGGGGTCTATGAGGACGGCAAGCTGCGGCATGTCGGGCGCGTCGGCACCGGCTACACCGCTGAAGTCGCCGAAATGCTGCTTGGCCGCCTGACGCCGTTGGAGAGTAAGGAAAGCCCTTTTTCCGAAAAGCTGACGGCACTTGCCCGCCGCGACCTCCATTTCGTCCGGCCGGAACTGGTGGCCGAAGTGGAGTTTCGGGCATGGTCCGCGGATGGCAATCTGCGCCATGCATCTTTCCGGGGCCTGCGGGAGGATAAACCGGCGGGGGAAATCGAACGGGAGGAAAAAGCAGTGTCGGAACAAGGGACGCCGCAGTCAAAGATCAAGTTCACCCATCCGGACCGGCTTTATTGGCCGGATGACGGCGTGACCAAGGAAGGGCTTGCCGATTATTATACGCAGGTCTGGCGGTATATGGCTCCCTTCGTCGGCAACCGCCCTCTGGCATTACTGCGTTGTCCCGAAGGGATAGACGGGCAGCGTTTTTTCCAGAAACATGCCTGGCGCGGTGTCAACAAGGCGATCGAACAGATCAGGGATCCGAAGGACAAGGCTGGCGAACCGCTGATCCGGATTACCGATTTCGACGGCATGATGGCGCTGGTGCAATCCGCTGCGCTTGAAATTCATCCATGGGGCGCGACCACCGCGAACTGGGAAAAGCCCGACATGATCACCATGGATATCGACCCCGGCGAGGATGTGTCGTGGCAGGAGGTGATCGATTCCGCACTGGAACTGAAACGGCGTTTCGAAGAGGCCGGCCTTGCCGCCTTCGTGAAAACCTCCGGCGGCAAGGGACTGCATGTCGTCGCACCGTTGAAACCGGAAGCGGGATGGCCAGCCCTGAAGGCCTTTGCGAAGGCCATGGCGGATGACATGGCCATGGCAGAGCCCGAAAAATACCTCTCGGTGGCAACCAAGGCGAAACGCCAGGGCCGCATCTTCCTCGATTATCTGCGCAATGGCAGGGGCAATACGGCTGTCGCGCCCTATTCGACGCGCGCCCGGCCGGGAGCCGCCATTTCAGCGCCGATCGAATGGGCGGAACTCTCCGGCGAGATCGGTCCGGCTTACTTCACCGTCAACAATATCGGGGCAAGACTTTCCGCTCTGAAGAAGGACCCGTGGGACGGCTTTTTCGCCGCCGCCCGGCCGCTCCCAAAAAAGGCGCGCTGA
- a CDS encoding Ku protein: MARQVFWKGYLKLSLVTASVSLTPATTDSNKYRFHILNRKTGNRVESRYVDSVTHKPVAAKNQVKGFPRAEDDYVLLEDDEIDAVALESTRTIDIKTFVPTGSIDWIWYDRPHFLRPEDKIGAEAFSVIREAMSANGVVGIARLVLYRHERAVLLEPSGKGIILWTLHYGEEVRESIDALDPKMKIEKPLLDAMEKRIDKQMTGWKPTLVQDPIQKKISALLKTKSKAAPSPEKKTGAKARTGGNVINIMDALKKSLAADKRH, encoded by the coding sequence ATGGCACGGCAGGTTTTCTGGAAGGGTTATCTGAAGCTGTCGCTGGTGACGGCCTCCGTTTCGCTGACGCCCGCCACCACCGACAGCAACAAATACCGCTTCCATATTCTCAATCGCAAGACCGGCAATCGCGTCGAAAGCCGCTATGTCGACAGCGTCACCCACAAGCCGGTAGCTGCAAAAAACCAGGTGAAGGGTTTCCCCCGCGCCGAGGACGACTATGTGCTGCTGGAGGATGACGAGATCGACGCGGTTGCGCTCGAAAGCACCCGCACCATCGACATTAAGACCTTCGTTCCCACGGGTTCCATCGACTGGATCTGGTACGACCGTCCCCACTTCCTGCGCCCGGAGGACAAGATCGGCGCGGAAGCCTTCAGCGTGATCCGGGAAGCCATGTCGGCGAATGGTGTTGTCGGCATCGCCCGGCTCGTTCTCTATCGCCATGAAAGGGCGGTGCTGCTGGAGCCCTCCGGCAAGGGCATCATCCTCTGGACGCTGCATTATGGCGAGGAAGTGCGCGAAAGCATCGACGCGCTGGACCCGAAGATGAAGATCGAAAAGCCGCTGCTGGACGCGATGGAAAAACGCATCGACAAGCAGATGACCGGGTGGAAACCGACACTGGTGCAGGATCCGATCCAGAAAAAGATCAGCGCCCTGCTGAAAACCAAGAGCAAGGCTGCTCCCTCCCCGGAAAAGAAGACCGGCGCGAAAGCGCGTACCGGCGGCAACGTCATCAACATCATGGATGCGTTGAAGAAAAGCCTCGCCGCGGACAAAAGACACTGA
- a CDS encoding inorganic phosphate transporter: protein MEVALALPLLVGLIAIALFFDFLNGLHDAANSIATIVSTRVLRPQYAVAWAAFFNFIAFLFFGLHVAETLGTGIIDPGIVSPQVIFAALMGAIVWNIVTWIFGIPSSSSHALIGGLVGAGFAKVGFNSIVWSGLLKTVGAIFMSPAIGFFLALLLVLAVSWLFVRQTPFAVDRTFRVMQFISASLYSLGHGGNDAQKTMGIIAVLLFSQGHLGDSFYVPFWVVISCQSAMALGTLFGGWRIVHTMGSKITRLNPMQGFCAETGGALTLFGATWLGIPVSTTHTITGAIIGVGAARRVSAVRWGLAGNIVIAWVVTMPAAALISAAVYGLTSLFG, encoded by the coding sequence ATGGAAGTCGCGCTTGCACTGCCGCTGCTTGTCGGCCTCATCGCCATCGCGCTGTTCTTCGATTTTCTGAACGGTCTCCACGACGCCGCAAATTCCATCGCCACCATCGTCTCCACCCGCGTGCTGCGCCCGCAATATGCGGTGGCATGGGCGGCCTTCTTCAATTTCATCGCCTTCCTGTTCTTCGGCCTGCATGTGGCCGAAACGCTCGGCACCGGCATCATCGATCCCGGCATCGTTTCGCCGCAGGTCATCTTCGCGGCGCTGATGGGCGCCATCGTCTGGAACATCGTCACCTGGATTTTCGGAATTCCCTCCAGCTCGTCGCATGCGCTGATCGGCGGTCTCGTCGGCGCGGGATTTGCCAAGGTCGGTTTCAATTCCATCGTCTGGTCGGGTCTGCTGAAAACCGTGGGCGCGATCTTCATGTCGCCCGCCATCGGCTTCTTCCTGGCCCTCTTGCTGGTTCTCGCCGTGTCCTGGCTGTTCGTACGCCAGACGCCCTTTGCGGTGGATCGCACGTTCCGCGTCATGCAGTTCATCTCCGCCTCGCTCTACTCTCTCGGCCACGGCGGCAACGATGCGCAGAAGACCATGGGCATCATCGCCGTGCTGCTGTTCAGCCAGGGGCATCTGGGCGACAGCTTCTATGTGCCGTTCTGGGTGGTCATCTCCTGCCAGTCGGCCATGGCGCTCGGCACGCTGTTCGGCGGCTGGCGCATCGTGCACACCATGGGGTCGAAAATCACCCGGCTGAACCCGATGCAGGGATTCTGCGCCGAAACCGGTGGTGCGCTGACTTTGTTCGGTGCGACGTGGCTCGGCATTCCGGTGTCGACCACCCATACGATCACGGGTGCCATCATCGGCGTCGGCGCCGCCCGCCGCGTCTCGGCGGTGCGTTGGGGCCTTGCCGGCAACATCGTCATTGCCTGGGTCGTGACCATGCCGGCCGCCGCCCTCATATCCGCAGCCGTCTATGGGCTGACATCGCTGTTCGGCTGA
- a CDS encoding DUF47 domain-containing protein, with amino-acid sequence MMSIFRKLMPREDRFFDLFSKHSETVVKAAAALDHLLSGVDVEKNCDLIVALEDQADDITRDVLLAVRRSFITPFDRGDIKDLIQSMDDAIDMMHKTVKTIRLFEQTQFDPLMREMGHEIVRAANLIAEALPLLEKVGTNAQRLSAIAEEVTRVEGRSDELHDQGLKDLFRRHGAAGDAMAYMIGSEIYGELEKVVDRFEDVANEISGIVIENV; translated from the coding sequence ATGATGAGCATTTTTCGCAAGCTGATGCCGCGCGAGGACCGTTTCTTCGACCTGTTTAGCAAACATTCGGAAACCGTCGTCAAAGCGGCAGCAGCTCTGGACCACCTTTTGAGCGGCGTCGACGTCGAGAAAAACTGCGACCTCATCGTCGCCCTCGAAGACCAGGCGGATGATATTACCCGCGATGTGCTGCTTGCGGTGCGCCGCAGCTTCATAACGCCCTTTGATCGTGGCGATATCAAGGACCTGATCCAGTCGATGGATGACGCCATCGACATGATGCACAAGACCGTCAAGACCATCCGCCTTTTCGAACAAACGCAGTTCGACCCGCTGATGCGCGAGATGGGCCATGAAATCGTGCGCGCGGCAAACCTGATTGCCGAAGCCCTTCCGCTTCTGGAAAAGGTCGGCACCAATGCCCAGCGCCTGTCGGCGATTGCCGAAGAGGTGACCCGTGTCGAAGGCCGCTCCGACGAACTTCACGATCAGGGTCTCAAAGACCTCTTCCGGCGCCATGGCGCGGCCGGCGATGCCATGGCCTATATGATCGGCAGCGAGATCTACGGCGAACTCGAAAAGGTCGTTGACCGCTTCGAGGATGTGGCCAACGAGATCAGCGGCATCGTTATCGAGAACGTCTGA